A section of the Ovis canadensis isolate MfBH-ARS-UI-01 breed Bighorn chromosome 1, ARS-UI_OviCan_v2, whole genome shotgun sequence genome encodes:
- the RHBG gene encoding ammonium transporter Rh type B translates to MAWSPRRSAGRRLQLPLLCLLLQGATAILFAVFVRYNRETDAALWHWGNHSNADNEFYFRYPSFQDVHAMIFVGFGFLMVFLQRYGFSSVGFTFLLAAFALQWSTLIQGFFHSFRGGYILVGMESMINADFSAAAVLISFGAILGKTGPVQLLLMALLEVVLFGLNEFVLLSLLEVKDAGGSMTIHTFGAYFGLILSRVLYRPHLEKSKHRQGSTYHSDLFAMIGTVFLWIFWPSFNSAPTALGDGQHRTALNTYYSLAASTLSTFALSALVGGDGRLDMVHVQNAALAGGVVVGTSAEMMLTPFGALAAGFLAGAISTLGYKFVTPILESKLKVQDTCGVHNLHGMPGVLGALLGSLVAGLATSEAYGDGLESVFPLIAEGQRSATSQAMHQLFALFVTLTFASVGGGLGGLLLRLPILDSPPDSQCYEDQIYWEVPGEHEHLAQGSQEIETQA, encoded by the exons ATGGCCTGGTCTCCCCGTCGCTCCGCGGGCCGGCGACTGCAGCTGCCCctgctctgcctcctcctccagggcgcTACCGCCATCCTCTTTGCGGTCTTTGTCCGCTACAACCGTGAAACCGATGCTGCCCTCTGGCACTGGGGCAACCACAGTAACGCGGACAATGAATTTTACTTTCGCTACCCAA GCTTCCAGGATGTGCATGCTATGATCTTCGTGGGTTTCGGCTTCCTCATGGTCTTCCTGCAGCGCTACGGCTTCAGCAGCGTGGGCTTCACCTTCCTCCTGGCCGCCTTTGCCCTGCAGTGGTCCACGCTCATCCAGGGTTTCTTCCACTCCTTCCGTGGCGGCTACATCCTTGTAGGCATGGAGAG CATGATCAATGCTGACTTCTCTGCTGCGGCCGTGCTTATCTCCTTTGGGGCCATACTGGGCAAGACTGGGCCGGTTCAGCTGCTGCTCATGGCCCTGCTGGAGGTGGTGCTGTTTGGCCTCAACGAGTTTGTCCTCCTTAGTCTCCTGGAG GTGAAGGACGCAGGAGGCTCCATGACCATCCACACGTTCGGTGCTTACTTTGGGCTGATCCTCTCCCGGGTCCTCTATAGGCCCCACCTGGAGAAGAGCAAGCATCGCCAGGGCTCCACCTACCATTCGGACCTCTTTGCCATGATTG GGACCGTCTTCCTGTGGATCTTCTGGCCTAGTTTCAACTCTGCACCCACCGCCCTGGGGGATGGGCAGCATCGGACTGCTCTCAACACATACTACTCCTTGGCCGCCAGTACCCTCAGCACCTTCGCCTTGTCAGCCCTTGTTGGGGGGGATGGGCGGCTGGACATG GTCCACGTGCAGAACGCAGCGCTTGCCGGAGGGGTTGTAGTAGGGACATCAGCTGAAATGATGCTGACACCCTTTGGGGCTCTGGCAGCTGGCTTCCTGGCTGGGGCCATCTCCACACTGGGGTACAAGTTTGTCACG CCCATCCTTGAGTCCAAACTCAAAGTCCAAGACACATGCGGTGTGCACAACCTCCATGGGATGCCGGGGGTCCTGGGAGCCCTCCTGGGCAGCCTTGTGGCTGGGCTGGCCACCAGTGAAGCTTATGGAGATGG CCTGGAGAGTGTGTTTCCACTCATCGCCGAGGGCCAGCGCAGTGCCACGTCTCAGGCCATGCACCAGCTCTTCGCGCTGTTTGTCACACTGACATTTGCCTCTGTGGGTGGGGGCCTTGGAG GGCTCCTGCTGAGACTGCCCATCCTGGACTCCCCACCCGACTCCCAGTGCTACGAGGACCAGATTTACTGGGAG GTGCCTGGGGAACATGAGCATTTAGCCCAAGGATCACAGGAAATAGAGACTCAGGCCTAA